A part of Pararhizobium sp. A13 genomic DNA contains:
- a CDS encoding enoyl-CoA hydratase/isomerase family protein, which produces MPDARIKIEIDDAIAVLTVARPEKLNAFDIDMLKALSAACDTVEADANVRVVILTGEGKAFSAGGDINAWGAMSPNEFGHQWVRFGHRVFERLATLRMPVIAAMNGHALGGGLELAAAADIRIAEVQIKIGLPETGLGMVPGWSGTQRLVKRFGAQVVRRMVLGGEMFTAEEARAVGLVDAVAETGRVMAVAKDYAGRIAKRGPAALEICKLMIASANGEDNGTAVEALGSMLAAKTGDMKEGVAAFAGKRPAQFKGEW; this is translated from the coding sequence ATGCCTGATGCTCGGATCAAGATCGAGATCGACGATGCGATCGCCGTCCTCACCGTGGCGCGGCCGGAAAAGCTGAATGCCTTTGACATCGACATGCTGAAGGCGCTCTCCGCGGCCTGCGATACGGTCGAGGCTGACGCCAACGTGCGTGTCGTCATCCTGACCGGCGAGGGCAAGGCCTTTTCCGCCGGCGGCGACATCAATGCCTGGGGGGCGATGAGCCCGAACGAGTTCGGCCATCAATGGGTGCGCTTCGGCCACCGCGTGTTCGAGCGTCTGGCGACCCTGCGTATGCCGGTGATTGCGGCGATGAACGGTCACGCGCTCGGCGGTGGGTTGGAACTGGCGGCGGCTGCCGACATCCGCATTGCGGAAGTGCAGATCAAGATTGGGCTGCCGGAAACCGGTCTCGGCATGGTTCCGGGCTGGTCGGGCACGCAGCGCCTCGTCAAGCGCTTCGGCGCACAGGTGGTGCGCCGCATGGTGCTCGGCGGGGAGATGTTTACTGCCGAGGAGGCGAGGGCGGTCGGGCTGGTCGATGCGGTGGCGGAGACCGGCAGGGTGATGGCGGTGGCGAAAGATTATGCTGGCCGCATCGCCAAGCGCGGCCCGGCGGCACTGGAAATCTGCAAGCTGATGATCGCTTCGGCCAATGGCGAGGACAACGGAACGGCCGTCGAGGCGCTGGGGTCGATGCTGGCCGCCAAGACCGGCGACATGAAGGAAGGCGTTGCGGCTTTTGCCGGCAAGCGTCCCGCGCAATTCAAGGGAGAATGGTAA
- a CDS encoding aldehyde dehydrogenase family protein produces the protein MTVLVKPKALTDAKVRDFQMLIDGKWVNATEGRTLERVAPGHGVTVSRYPAATKADAERAIAAARKAFDDGPWPRMTASERSLILLKAADMIAARADELAYLDCIESGKPISQAKSELGGAADIWRYAAALARDLHGESYNTLGDGTLGVVLREAIGVVSIITPWNFPFLIVSQKLPFALAAGCTTVVKPSELTSGSTLVLGEILEAAGIPAGVVNIITGTGPDVGAVMTSHPDVDMVSFTGSTGVGKLTMTNAAQTLKKVSLELGGKNPQIVFPDANLDDFIDAAVFGAYFNAGECCNAGSRLIVHRDIAAEVTRRVAELSAKVKVGDPLDLSTQVGAIITPQHLEKIVGYVSAAAGDGATVSHGGAALDLGSGQFMSPTILSAVTPDMAVAREEVFGPVLSVLSFETTEEAIRIANSIDYGLSAGVWSRDFDTCLTIGRKVRAGTVWMNTFMDGASELPFGGYRQSGLGRELGRHAVEDYTETKTLNMHIGGRTGWWMPR, from the coding sequence ATGACGGTATTGGTGAAGCCCAAGGCGCTGACGGACGCGAAGGTGCGCGACTTCCAGATGCTGATCGACGGCAAATGGGTGAACGCGACCGAGGGCAGGACGCTGGAGCGCGTGGCGCCCGGCCATGGCGTGACCGTCAGCCGCTACCCGGCTGCGACAAAGGCGGATGCCGAACGGGCAATTGCCGCTGCGCGAAAAGCGTTCGACGATGGCCCGTGGCCGCGCATGACGGCATCGGAGCGTTCGTTGATCCTGCTCAAGGCCGCCGACATGATCGCTGCCCGCGCCGATGAGCTGGCGTACCTCGATTGCATCGAATCCGGCAAGCCGATCAGCCAGGCCAAGAGCGAACTCGGCGGTGCCGCCGATATCTGGCGCTATGCGGCCGCTCTTGCCCGCGACCTGCATGGGGAGAGCTATAACACGCTTGGCGACGGCACGCTGGGCGTCGTCCTGCGCGAAGCGATCGGCGTCGTCTCGATCATCACGCCGTGGAATTTCCCCTTCCTGATCGTCAGCCAAAAACTGCCTTTCGCCTTGGCGGCCGGTTGCACCACGGTGGTCAAACCGTCCGAGCTGACATCGGGGTCGACTCTCGTTCTCGGCGAAATCCTCGAGGCCGCCGGCATTCCGGCAGGCGTCGTCAATATCATCACCGGCACCGGCCCGGATGTCGGCGCAGTGATGACCAGCCACCCGGATGTCGACATGGTCTCCTTCACCGGCTCGACCGGCGTCGGCAAGCTGACGATGACCAATGCGGCGCAGACCCTGAAGAAAGTCTCGCTGGAACTCGGCGGTAAGAACCCGCAGATCGTCTTTCCGGATGCCAATCTCGACGATTTCATCGACGCTGCGGTGTTCGGCGCCTATTTCAATGCCGGCGAATGCTGCAATGCCGGTTCGCGGCTGATCGTCCATCGCGATATCGCAGCCGAAGTGACGCGCCGCGTTGCCGAGCTTTCGGCCAAGGTCAAGGTCGGCGATCCGCTCGATCTGTCGACGCAGGTCGGCGCCATCATCACGCCGCAGCATCTGGAAAAGATCGTCGGTTATGTCTCGGCGGCGGCCGGCGATGGGGCAACCGTGTCGCACGGCGGCGCAGCACTCGATCTAGGCTCCGGCCAATTTATGTCGCCGACCATCCTGTCTGCAGTGACGCCGGATATGGCTGTGGCCCGTGAAGAAGTCTTCGGGCCGGTGCTTTCGGTTCTGAGTTTCGAAACGACCGAGGAAGCGATTCGCATCGCCAACTCCATCGACTACGGCCTCTCGGCTGGCGTCTGGAGCCGCGATTTCGACACGTGCCTGACGATCGGCCGCAAGGTGCGGGCCGGAACGGTGTGGATGAACACCTTCATGGACGGCGCTTCCGAACTGCCCTTCGGCGGCTACCGCCAATCCGGCCTCGGGCGAGAACTCGGCCGCCATGCGGTGGAGGACTATACCGAAACCAAGACGCTCAACATGCACATCGGCGGCCGCACCGGCTGGTGGATGCCGCGCTGA
- a CDS encoding Gfo/Idh/MocA family oxidoreductase produces MTHWGLIGASTIAHEWVIDAMRAVGGEVVSVMSTSAERGAAYVRDHGIAKSVTSVADLVGDPNVQSVYISTTNELHRDQVIAAARAGKHILCEKPLAMSIEDAHAMVTAARDAGVVMATNHHLRGAATHRAMRDAIAAGTIGKPLAARVFHAVYLPPHLQGWRLDRPEAGGGVILDITVHDTDTLRFVLGDDPVEAVGLGQYGGMAKAGLEDAAMGVLRFKSGLIAQFHDGFTTKYATTGFEVHGSEGSLIGRDCMTQKPVGTVTLRNMDGETELSLDHRNLYQNTLVAFDEAIAGRGKPLCSGEDGIWSLSTGLAVMQAAASGGTVRIETGL; encoded by the coding sequence ATGACACATTGGGGTTTGATCGGGGCAAGCACGATTGCCCATGAGTGGGTGATCGACGCGATGCGCGCCGTCGGTGGTGAGGTCGTTTCGGTGATGAGCACTAGCGCCGAGCGCGGTGCGGCCTATGTGCGCGATCATGGCATTGCCAAGTCGGTGACCAGTGTTGCCGATCTCGTAGGCGATCCCAATGTGCAGTCGGTCTACATCTCCACCACCAACGAGCTGCACCGCGACCAGGTCATCGCCGCGGCGAGGGCCGGCAAGCATATTCTGTGCGAAAAACCGCTGGCGATGTCGATCGAGGACGCACATGCGATGGTGACGGCGGCTCGTGACGCCGGCGTCGTCATGGCGACCAATCATCACCTGCGGGGTGCTGCGACCCATCGCGCCATGCGCGACGCGATCGCCGCCGGGACGATCGGCAAACCTCTGGCGGCCCGTGTCTTTCACGCGGTCTACCTGCCGCCGCATCTGCAGGGCTGGCGCCTCGACAGGCCTGAGGCCGGCGGCGGCGTCATTCTCGATATCACCGTGCATGATACTGACACGCTGCGCTTCGTGCTCGGCGACGATCCGGTCGAGGCCGTTGGTTTGGGCCAGTATGGTGGGATGGCGAAGGCAGGGCTGGAAGACGCTGCGATGGGCGTGCTGCGATTCAAATCCGGGCTGATCGCACAATTCCATGACGGCTTCACCACGAAATACGCAACGACTGGCTTCGAGGTACATGGGTCCGAAGGCTCCCTGATCGGCCGCGACTGCATGACCCAGAAGCCGGTCGGTACGGTCACGTTGCGCAACATGGATGGCGAGACCGAACTGTCGCTTGATCACCGCAATCTCTACCAAAACACGCTCGTCGCCTTCGACGAGGCGATCGCGGGCAGGGGCAAGCCGCTCTGCAGCGGCGAAGACGGTATCTGGTCGCTGAGCACGGGCCTTGCCGTCATGCAGGCAGCGGCAAGCGGCGGCACCGTACGCATCGAAACCGGACTTTGA
- a CDS encoding LacI family DNA-binding transcriptional regulator — translation MGKERVTVIDIARAAGVSKSTVSLVLQASPLVNEGTRAKVNAVIRDLGYVYNRGAANLRQSNAKSKIIGIVVNDLTNSFFAELAVGVDMVVQSAGYVQFLANTAESLDRQREVISSMREHGISGLILSPARGTEAADLKSLVASGIPVVNVVRQVAGAKVSSLVSDNHAGTREAVRHLAGLGHHRIAFLGGFPDTAVFHERLEGYRDALSDMDLAVHDELVISSAPSRAGGVAAIERALLLRERPTAAVCFNDAVAFGVCDGLRAHRLDPGEDFAVIGFDDVIEAQTAVPALTTVSVDPQGMGRRAAQLLLKQINAGRVDAEAIVSSVRLVVRQSCGAATDKRERLSLL, via the coding sequence GTGGGTAAGGAACGGGTCACGGTCATCGATATTGCGCGCGCCGCCGGCGTGTCGAAGTCGACCGTGTCGCTCGTGCTTCAGGCAAGCCCGCTCGTCAACGAGGGGACCCGCGCCAAGGTCAATGCGGTCATCCGGGATCTTGGCTATGTCTATAACCGCGGCGCGGCCAATCTGCGCCAGTCCAATGCCAAGTCGAAGATCATCGGCATTGTCGTCAACGACCTGACCAACAGCTTCTTTGCGGAGCTTGCCGTTGGGGTCGACATGGTCGTGCAATCGGCCGGCTATGTTCAGTTCCTCGCCAATACCGCCGAAAGCCTCGATCGCCAGCGCGAGGTCATATCCTCGATGCGCGAACACGGTATTTCCGGCCTGATCCTATCGCCGGCGCGTGGCACTGAGGCTGCCGACCTGAAGTCTCTGGTGGCGAGCGGTATTCCGGTGGTCAACGTCGTCCGCCAGGTCGCGGGAGCCAAGGTTTCGTCACTGGTTTCGGACAATCATGCCGGCACGCGCGAAGCCGTGCGGCATCTTGCCGGGCTCGGTCATCACCGCATCGCCTTCCTTGGGGGCTTTCCCGATACGGCGGTCTTTCATGAACGGCTGGAAGGCTATCGCGATGCGCTCTCGGATATGGATCTCGCTGTTCATGATGAGTTGGTCATCAGTTCCGCGCCGTCGCGGGCAGGCGGTGTCGCGGCTATCGAGCGGGCACTGCTGCTGCGCGAGCGACCGACGGCGGCGGTCTGCTTCAACGATGCGGTCGCCTTCGGTGTCTGCGACGGGTTGCGTGCCCATCGTCTCGATCCGGGCGAGGATTTTGCCGTCATCGGCTTCGACGACGTGATCGAGGCGCAGACGGCGGTGCCGGCGCTGACGACGGTTTCCGTCGATCCGCAGGGGATGGGCCGGCGGGCTGCGCAGTTGCTTTTGAAGCAGATCAATGCCGGACGGGTCGATGCCGAGGCGATCGTCAGTTCGGTGCGGCTCGTCGTGCGCCAGAGCTGTGGCGCCGCGACCGACAAGAGGGAAAGGCTATCTCTGTTATGA
- a CDS encoding ABC transporter substrate-binding protein translates to MMGSMAGGSAVHAAESVEVLHWWTSGGEAAALDVLKKDLESKGISWTDMPVAGGGGTEAMTVLRARVTSGNAPTAVQMLGFDILDWAKEGALGNLDDTAAKEGWDKVIPTALQQFSKYDGHWIAAPVNVHSTNWVWINKAALDKAGGKEPQNWDELIALLDNFKAQGITPVAHGGQPWQDATIFDAVVLSLGTDFYKQAFIDLDPAALGGDKMKEAFDRMTKLRSYVDDNFSGRDWNLASAMVIENKAGLQFMGDWAKGEFVKAKKVPGTDFVCMRFPGTQGSVTFNSDQFAMFKVSEDKVPAQLQMASAIESPTFQSAFNVVKGSVPARTDVPDTDFDACGKKGIKDLAEANASGKLFGSMAHGHANPASVKNAIYDVVTRQFNGELSSEDAVKELASAVEAAK, encoded by the coding sequence ATGATGGGCAGCATGGCGGGCGGTTCGGCCGTCCATGCCGCCGAGAGCGTTGAAGTTCTGCATTGGTGGACATCGGGCGGCGAAGCGGCTGCTCTGGACGTTCTGAAGAAGGATCTGGAAAGCAAGGGCATTTCCTGGACCGATATGCCGGTTGCCGGCGGCGGTGGCACGGAAGCCATGACCGTGCTTCGCGCCCGCGTCACCTCGGGCAACGCCCCGACGGCCGTTCAGATGCTCGGCTTCGATATTCTCGACTGGGCCAAGGAAGGCGCACTCGGCAATCTCGACGACACTGCCGCCAAGGAAGGCTGGGACAAGGTCATCCCGACTGCCCTGCAGCAGTTCTCCAAATATGACGGCCACTGGATCGCCGCGCCGGTCAACGTTCACTCCACCAACTGGGTGTGGATCAACAAGGCAGCGCTGGATAAGGCAGGCGGCAAGGAGCCTCAGAACTGGGATGAGCTGATCGCTCTCCTTGACAACTTCAAGGCTCAGGGCATCACCCCGGTGGCGCATGGCGGTCAGCCCTGGCAGGACGCGACGATCTTCGACGCTGTCGTGCTCTCGCTTGGTACCGATTTCTACAAGCAGGCCTTTATCGATCTCGACCCGGCAGCTCTTGGCGGCGACAAGATGAAGGAAGCCTTCGATCGCATGACCAAGCTTCGTTCCTATGTGGACGACAACTTCTCCGGCCGTGACTGGAACCTCGCTTCCGCCATGGTCATCGAGAACAAGGCCGGTCTGCAGTTCATGGGCGACTGGGCCAAGGGTGAATTCGTGAAGGCCAAGAAGGTGCCGGGCACCGACTTCGTCTGCATGCGCTTCCCGGGCACTCAGGGGTCCGTGACCTTCAACTCCGACCAGTTCGCAATGTTCAAGGTTTCCGAAGACAAGGTGCCAGCGCAGCTGCAGATGGCGTCGGCGATCGAAAGCCCGACCTTCCAGTCGGCTTTCAACGTGGTCAAGGGTTCCGTTCCTGCCCGCACCGATGTTCCGGACACGGATTTCGATGCCTGCGGCAAGAAGGGGATCAAGGACCTGGCGGAAGCCAATGCCAGCGGCAAGCTGTTCGGTTCCATGGCGCACGGCCATGCCAACCCCGCATCGGTGAAGAATGCGATCTACGACGTCGTCACGCGCCAGTTCAACGGTGAGCTGTCTTCGGAAGATGCCGTCAAGGAACTGGCTTCCGCTGTCGAAGCCGCCAAGTAA
- a CDS encoding LacI family transcriptional regulator produces MRKSGKPTLRTIADITGFAVTTVSRALSNAPQISLDTRKRVHEVAAEIGYLPDRAAQRLKTGRTNVISVLLDPHEEILGYGTSLMLGLAKALKNTPYHLIVTPNFINDSNVDAIRHIVRNGMADGLIFSRTEPFDPRVRLLLENDFPFVTHGRTEFSAPHPYVDYDNFSFAYEATRRLIARGRRRPMIILPPKRMTFAQHLLHGFMTAVREAGVAYEIPTGIDLDCPVDQIRDYISRRAGEPDAPDGFACGGEVSALATITGMSDHGLTLGVEYDIVAKQTSKLLINIQPKVETIYEDLTDTGEQMGRILLARIAGDETTDMQVLLTPQINFPAPEGGGRVA; encoded by the coding sequence ATGCGGAAAAGCGGCAAGCCGACCCTGCGCACGATTGCCGACATCACCGGCTTTGCCGTGACGACCGTGTCGCGCGCTCTGAGCAATGCACCGCAGATTTCGCTCGATACCCGCAAGCGCGTTCACGAGGTTGCGGCCGAAATCGGCTATCTGCCGGATCGTGCTGCCCAGCGGCTGAAGACCGGCCGAACCAACGTCATCAGTGTGCTTCTCGATCCGCACGAGGAAATCCTCGGCTACGGCACGTCGCTGATGCTCGGCCTTGCCAAGGCGCTCAAGAACACGCCCTACCACCTGATCGTCACGCCGAATTTCATCAATGACAGCAATGTCGATGCAATCAGGCATATCGTCCGCAACGGCATGGCAGACGGACTGATCTTCTCCCGCACCGAGCCCTTCGATCCGCGAGTGCGCCTTCTGCTCGAAAACGATTTTCCCTTCGTCACCCACGGGCGAACCGAGTTCTCCGCGCCGCATCCTTACGTCGATTACGACAATTTCTCGTTCGCCTACGAGGCAACCAGGCGGTTGATCGCCCGCGGCCGCCGCAGGCCGATGATCATCCTGCCGCCGAAGCGCATGACCTTCGCGCAGCACCTGCTGCACGGGTTCATGACCGCCGTTCGCGAGGCGGGCGTGGCCTACGAGATCCCCACCGGGATCGACCTCGACTGTCCCGTCGACCAGATCCGTGACTATATCAGCCGCCGCGCCGGCGAGCCCGATGCCCCCGATGGTTTTGCCTGCGGCGGCGAAGTCTCCGCGCTTGCGACCATCACCGGCATGAGCGACCATGGCCTGACGCTTGGCGTCGAATACGACATCGTCGCCAAGCAGACGTCGAAACTGCTGATCAACATCCAGCCAAAGGTCGAGACCATCTACGAAGACCTGACGGATACCGGCGAGCAGATGGGACGAATTCTTCTCGCGCGGATCGCCGGCGACGAAACGACCGATATGCAGGTGCTGCTCACGCCGCAGATCAACTTTCCGGCACCGGAAGGCGGAGGCCGAGTTGCTTAG
- a CDS encoding acyl CoA:acetate/3-ketoacid CoA transferase → MSKHITPAEAASLIPDGATVSVSSSSGLGCPDLMLKAIGERFDATGHPRDLTTLHPIAAGDMSGIKGVDYIARKGLLKKIIGGSYPSGPSTAEPPLIWQMIGSDEVAAYNIPSGVLFDMHREAAAKRPGVLTKIGLDTFVDPSRQGCAMNASAAAEPVVRKIEFEGEDWLYFKAIVPQVAIIRATTADERGNLTYEHEGAYLGGLDQALAARNNGGIVIAQVKRITKSGSLKPHDVRVPGMLVDYVVVDPDQKQTTLTEYDPAISGEIFRPLDTFRVPEFNIQKVIARRVAQELQGGSCVNLGFGISANVPRILLEEGLHGSVTWVIEQGAVGGVPLLDFAFGCASNADAFMPSPYQFIYFQGAGFDASLLSFLEIGRDGSVNVSKLSFRPHVTAGAGGFVDITARAKKIVFSGMFNAGAKLSMADSKLVIEKEGKLKKLVNEVEHVTFSGRRAVEQRQDITYVTERCVMKLTPEGIMLTEIAPGVDLQTHILDQSEFPLIVSDRLKVMDEALFHEAPIGLTLPQKPVRKLEGASDA, encoded by the coding sequence ATGAGCAAGCATATCACCCCAGCTGAAGCCGCCTCCCTGATCCCCGATGGCGCGACCGTTTCCGTGTCGTCGTCGAGTGGGCTGGGCTGTCCGGACCTGATGCTGAAAGCCATTGGCGAACGGTTCGACGCAACCGGCCATCCCCGCGATCTGACGACGCTGCACCCGATCGCCGCCGGCGACATGAGCGGCATCAAGGGTGTCGACTACATCGCCAGGAAGGGCTTGCTCAAGAAGATCATCGGCGGCTCCTATCCCTCCGGCCCTTCAACGGCCGAGCCACCGCTGATCTGGCAGATGATCGGCAGTGACGAGGTCGCGGCCTACAACATTCCCTCCGGCGTGCTGTTCGACATGCACCGGGAGGCGGCGGCCAAGCGTCCGGGCGTCTTGACCAAGATCGGCCTCGATACCTTCGTTGACCCGTCGCGCCAGGGCTGCGCGATGAACGCTTCGGCGGCTGCCGAACCGGTGGTCAGGAAGATTGAATTCGAGGGCGAGGACTGGCTCTATTTCAAGGCGATCGTGCCGCAGGTGGCGATCATCCGCGCCACGACGGCGGACGAGCGCGGCAATCTGACCTATGAGCATGAAGGCGCGTACCTCGGCGGCCTCGATCAGGCTTTGGCTGCACGCAATAATGGCGGCATCGTCATTGCGCAGGTCAAGCGCATCACCAAGTCCGGTTCGCTGAAGCCCCATGACGTGCGCGTGCCCGGCATGCTGGTGGATTATGTCGTCGTCGATCCGGACCAGAAACAGACGACGCTGACGGAGTACGACCCGGCCATTTCCGGCGAAATCTTCCGACCGCTCGACACGTTCCGCGTGCCGGAATTCAACATCCAGAAGGTCATCGCCCGCCGCGTTGCCCAGGAGCTTCAGGGCGGAAGCTGCGTCAATCTTGGCTTCGGCATCTCGGCCAACGTGCCCCGTATCCTGCTCGAGGAGGGTCTGCACGGTTCGGTCACCTGGGTGATCGAGCAGGGTGCGGTCGGTGGCGTGCCGCTCTTGGATTTTGCTTTCGGCTGCGCCTCGAACGCCGATGCCTTCATGCCGTCGCCCTACCAGTTCATATACTTCCAGGGTGCAGGCTTCGATGCCTCGCTGCTCTCCTTCCTCGAAATCGGCAGGGACGGCTCGGTGAATGTCTCGAAACTTTCCTTCCGGCCGCACGTAACGGCGGGGGCGGGCGGTTTCGTCGATATCACGGCGCGGGCGAAGAAGATCGTCTTCTCGGGCATGTTCAATGCCGGCGCAAAACTTTCGATGGCCGACAGCAAGCTGGTGATCGAGAAGGAAGGCAAGCTGAAGAAACTGGTCAACGAGGTCGAGCATGTCACCTTCTCCGGCCGCCGCGCCGTCGAGCAGCGTCAGGACATCACCTATGTTACCGAGCGCTGTGTGATGAAGTTGACGCCGGAAGGCATCATGCTGACGGAAATCGCGCCCGGCGTTGATCTGCAGACGCATATTCTCGATCAGTCCGAGTTTCCGCTGATCGTATCCGACCGGCTTAAAGTGATGGACGAGGCCCTGTTCCACGAGGCGCCGATCGGCCTGACGCTGCCGCAAAAGCCGGTGCGGAAACTGGAAGGAGCGTCGGATGCCTGA